One window of the Pseudarthrobacter sp. ATCC 49987 genome contains the following:
- a CDS encoding ABC transporter permease codes for MLRYVSKRLGQSLLTIFLTVSTVFVLIRMAPGDPAYALAGPLASTGDLEKIRTSMGLNEPLLTQYGIFLRELAAGNIGKSYSFQAPALDVVMARLPNTVFLAVLAILAAIVVAIPLGVWMAKRADTKRELGVNVLTIAGQSMPDFWIGIMLLTLFAVVIPIFPSSGFTSWSGVVLPVTTVAIMQIALVSRMVRREVGANMTAPYLTVARARGTGEQKLTWAYAMRNSSIPILTTLGTRFAGMLNGVVVVEVVFNWPGLGSLVVRALETRDYPLIQATVLVTSVLAVGVQLLIDLCYPLLDPRVRLGKVSVA; via the coding sequence ATGCTCAGATACGTCTCCAAGCGGTTGGGGCAGAGCCTGCTCACGATCTTCCTGACCGTGTCCACAGTCTTTGTCCTGATCCGGATGGCTCCCGGCGACCCGGCCTACGCCCTGGCCGGTCCGCTGGCCTCCACCGGAGACCTCGAGAAAATCCGGACCTCCATGGGGCTCAACGAACCCCTGCTGACCCAGTACGGCATTTTCCTCCGGGAGCTTGCCGCCGGGAACATCGGAAAGTCCTATTCGTTCCAGGCACCCGCCCTGGACGTCGTGATGGCCCGGCTGCCCAACACCGTCTTCCTGGCGGTGCTCGCCATCCTCGCGGCCATTGTGGTGGCCATCCCGCTGGGGGTGTGGATGGCCAAGCGCGCCGACACCAAGCGCGAGCTCGGGGTCAACGTACTGACCATCGCCGGGCAGTCCATGCCTGACTTCTGGATCGGCATCATGCTGCTGACCCTGTTCGCGGTGGTGATCCCGATCTTCCCGTCCTCCGGCTTCACCAGCTGGTCCGGGGTGGTCCTGCCCGTCACGACGGTGGCCATCATGCAGATCGCGCTGGTGTCCCGGATGGTCCGCCGCGAGGTGGGCGCCAACATGACGGCCCCGTACCTTACGGTGGCCAGGGCCCGCGGCACCGGCGAGCAGAAGCTCACCTGGGCCTACGCCATGCGCAACTCCTCCATCCCCATCCTCACCACCCTGGGGACCCGGTTCGCCGGCATGCTCAACGGTGTGGTGGTGGTGGAAGTGGTGTTCAACTGGCCCGGCCTCGGGTCGCTGGTGGTCCGGGCCCTCGAAACCCGCGACTATCCCCTCATCCAGGCAACGGTGCTGGTGACGTCCGTGCTCGCCGTCGGAGTCCAGCTCCTCATCGATTTGTGTTACCCGCTGCTGGACCCGCGGGTCCGGCTCGGAAAGGTGTCCGTCGCATGA
- a CDS encoding ABC transporter substrate-binding protein: protein MTQPDSVAGGSGFLGEVAQRSLSRRSLLRWGAMAGAGAVLGPAVTACVGPSAASSGATGTSTLTLGLNRSLVSLDNKLNQFDAAVTVQRAVRQALTEIGDDLKPRNVLAESFELTSPTQWTVKLRNDIKYSDGTKVAVEDVAKALQMYSQVNGSFLAPQFPEWPTVTKKDETTFTLNTKAPLPVLNTLMSNILITPAAANKPEELQEGVGTGPYKVASADRGTGTYKLVINENYWGDKPSVAEVNVRFMSEESSRVVALRSGEVDVIDSITPDSVAQLKTVDGITIESVTGTRYNQLFYNFRKPAGSPMSDPKVREALSYGFDSKSVVDGILGGTVTSAKGVVPQTLAGAVETGEYKFDPTKAKKMLADLGVSNLAVKVIWETGEFAGDVSIMEALVQMMKDIGVTAELQQFQPGGDISAWRQGKAGDWDILGNGYGNQTGLALTNLQGMYAGTAEKEATRDTYHGFVFPEISSRIIAATSETDAAKSTQLLSAVQKDIWAQWPCMWAFIPNAVLARRARVEGIKLRPINSYQLSSVKVNG from the coding sequence ATGACTCAGCCCGACAGCGTTGCCGGCGGCAGCGGATTCCTCGGCGAAGTAGCGCAGCGTTCGCTCTCCCGGCGTTCACTCCTCCGGTGGGGCGCCATGGCCGGAGCCGGCGCCGTGCTGGGTCCCGCCGTCACCGCCTGCGTGGGTCCGTCCGCCGCCAGTAGCGGCGCCACCGGCACCAGCACCCTAACCCTCGGACTGAACCGCTCGCTGGTCAGCCTGGACAACAAGCTCAACCAGTTCGATGCCGCAGTCACCGTCCAGCGCGCCGTCCGCCAGGCCCTGACGGAAATCGGCGACGACCTCAAACCGCGCAATGTCCTGGCGGAAAGCTTCGAACTGACCAGCCCCACACAGTGGACCGTCAAGCTCCGCAATGACATCAAGTATTCGGACGGCACCAAGGTTGCCGTTGAGGATGTGGCGAAGGCCCTTCAGATGTACAGCCAGGTCAACGGCTCCTTCCTGGCACCCCAGTTCCCGGAGTGGCCCACCGTGACCAAGAAGGACGAGACGACCTTCACCCTGAACACCAAGGCCCCGCTGCCCGTGCTGAACACGCTGATGTCCAACATCCTCATCACGCCGGCCGCCGCCAACAAGCCGGAAGAGCTCCAGGAGGGCGTGGGCACCGGCCCGTACAAGGTGGCCTCCGCGGACCGCGGCACCGGCACCTACAAGCTGGTCATCAACGAGAACTACTGGGGCGACAAGCCGAGCGTCGCCGAGGTCAACGTCCGGTTCATGTCCGAGGAATCCAGCCGCGTGGTTGCTTTGCGCTCCGGCGAGGTGGACGTCATCGACTCCATCACCCCGGATTCCGTGGCTCAGCTGAAGACCGTTGACGGCATCACCATCGAATCGGTCACGGGCACCCGCTACAACCAGCTCTTCTACAACTTCCGCAAGCCCGCGGGCAGCCCCATGTCGGATCCGAAGGTCCGCGAAGCGCTGTCCTACGGCTTCGACAGCAAGAGCGTGGTGGACGGCATCCTGGGCGGCACCGTCACCTCGGCCAAGGGTGTTGTCCCGCAGACGCTGGCCGGCGCGGTGGAGACCGGAGAGTACAAGTTCGATCCCACCAAGGCCAAGAAGATGCTCGCGGACCTGGGCGTGTCCAACCTGGCGGTCAAGGTCATCTGGGAGACCGGGGAATTCGCCGGCGACGTATCCATCATGGAAGCCCTCGTCCAGATGATGAAGGACATCGGCGTCACGGCCGAGCTCCAGCAGTTCCAGCCCGGCGGCGACATCTCCGCCTGGCGCCAGGGCAAGGCGGGCGACTGGGACATCCTGGGCAACGGCTACGGGAACCAGACCGGCCTGGCGCTGACCAACCTGCAGGGCATGTACGCCGGCACTGCCGAGAAGGAAGCCACCCGCGACACGTACCACGGCTTCGTCTTCCCCGAGATCAGCAGCAGGATCATCGCCGCCACCTCGGAGACGGATGCGGCCAAGAGCACGCAGCTGCTCAGCGCCGTGCAGAAGGACATCTGGGCCCAGTGGCCCTGCATGTGGGCCTTCATTCCCAACGCCGTGCTGGCCCGCCGCGCCCGGGTGGAGGGCATCAAGCTCCGCCCGATCAACTCGTACCAGCTCTCCTCAGTCAAGGTGAACGGCTAG
- the pdxA gene encoding 4-hydroxythreonine-4-phosphate dehydrogenase PdxA, whose product MQRIIAIADDLSGAAETAVAFLAGSDGPDTGTAQSAHPGTHLDAADDGGPLVCMLPHLPEELGPALGELRPGAGPLVLDTDNRRFPADEAAVRLRRILDALPAGEGAPTVFLKIDSLLRGPLASQLAVFSAAGPVILAPALPPLGRSTVDGTVHHQGVPLHQTTLWHAEPSAPPATVAALLAPLPTAVVDLATVRSGSRELRAALHTATAGYPHPVVICDAETPDDLDAIAAAGLSLPGIRFAGASALGAALARTAGQAPPGGAAVVRSPTGPPGSTRFPLLVVGSASGPAREQLQALAETGVAVITLSPADLLAGTADPAPLQEALAAGPTAVTVDASAVDPGVSSRIAAALARAVAPLAAGRPLMVTGGETARSVLDALGVKRLSVLGEIEHGAVLSLAPGGHPVVTRPGSFGNATSLRTIVAALANHRAAASPTGNPAPKHFPLPTASRPSLPGKGPSMNIVDSPDLPYVAVTMGDGAGVGPEVVVAAVLDPQINAECRPVVIGDALRLRQAADALGIQADIQPVATVQDAVFSPGRVNVIDLALLPEDLAWGELSPVAGHAAYEYIRVASELAMAGTVQAICTAPLNKEALHAAGHIFPGHTELLAQLTGTEEVSMMLSTPKIKVIHVTTHIGLMDAVRKINPALVERTIRRGHDALIRAGVPQPKIGVCAINPHAGEGGLFGQGEEAEKIEPGVRAARESGIDVTGPLPADTLFFLAGRGDYDLVVAMYHDQGHGPVKVLGIEAGVNITVGLPVIRTSVDHGTAFDIAGKAIADSRSMIEALHQAAEMATRPSMAV is encoded by the coding sequence GTGCAGCGCATCATCGCCATTGCTGACGACCTCTCCGGCGCCGCCGAGACGGCAGTGGCCTTTCTGGCCGGATCCGACGGGCCGGACACCGGCACTGCGCAAAGCGCGCATCCCGGCACTCACCTGGACGCGGCGGACGACGGCGGCCCGCTGGTCTGCATGTTGCCCCACCTTCCGGAGGAGCTGGGGCCCGCGCTCGGGGAGCTCCGTCCGGGCGCCGGACCCTTGGTGCTGGATACGGACAACCGCAGGTTCCCCGCTGATGAGGCCGCCGTGCGGCTGCGCCGGATCCTGGACGCGCTCCCCGCAGGAGAGGGCGCCCCGACGGTGTTCCTCAAGATCGACTCCCTGCTCCGCGGCCCCCTGGCGTCCCAACTCGCGGTTTTTTCTGCGGCCGGGCCCGTCATCCTGGCCCCGGCCCTGCCTCCCCTGGGCCGCAGCACTGTCGACGGAACGGTGCACCATCAGGGGGTGCCGCTGCACCAGACAACGCTGTGGCATGCCGAACCCTCGGCCCCGCCCGCCACCGTAGCCGCACTCCTCGCCCCGCTGCCCACCGCCGTGGTGGACCTTGCCACCGTCCGCAGCGGCAGCAGGGAACTCCGCGCCGCGCTGCACACGGCCACCGCCGGATACCCCCATCCGGTGGTGATCTGCGACGCCGAGACCCCCGACGACCTGGACGCGATCGCCGCCGCGGGCCTCAGCCTCCCCGGCATCCGCTTCGCCGGTGCTTCCGCTCTGGGAGCCGCGCTGGCCCGGACCGCCGGCCAGGCACCCCCCGGCGGTGCCGCCGTCGTCCGTTCCCCAACCGGCCCGCCCGGCTCCACGAGGTTTCCGCTGCTGGTGGTCGGTTCGGCCTCCGGCCCGGCACGGGAGCAGCTGCAGGCGCTGGCCGAGACCGGCGTCGCCGTCATTACCCTCTCCCCCGCGGACCTTCTGGCCGGAACGGCTGATCCCGCTCCGCTGCAGGAGGCGCTGGCGGCAGGTCCCACGGCGGTGACCGTGGATGCGTCGGCGGTGGACCCCGGGGTTTCGTCGCGGATCGCGGCCGCGTTGGCCCGGGCGGTAGCTCCCCTCGCCGCCGGCCGGCCGCTGATGGTCACGGGCGGGGAAACCGCCCGCTCGGTGCTGGATGCCCTGGGCGTCAAGCGGCTGAGCGTGCTGGGCGAAATCGAACACGGCGCCGTCCTGTCGCTGGCTCCGGGGGGACACCCCGTGGTCACCCGTCCCGGCAGCTTCGGGAACGCCACCAGCCTCCGCACCATCGTGGCCGCACTGGCCAACCACCGCGCAGCGGCTTCCCCGACGGGGAATCCCGCTCCGAAACACTTCCCTCTGCCGACGGCATCCCGGCCGTCCCTGCCCGGAAAAGGACCTTCCATGAACATTGTCGATTCCCCGGACCTCCCCTACGTCGCCGTCACCATGGGCGACGGCGCCGGCGTGGGGCCCGAGGTGGTGGTGGCCGCCGTCCTGGACCCGCAGATCAACGCCGAGTGCCGGCCCGTGGTGATCGGGGACGCGCTGCGCCTCCGCCAGGCGGCGGACGCCCTGGGGATCCAGGCGGACATCCAGCCCGTGGCCACCGTGCAGGACGCGGTGTTCAGCCCGGGCCGGGTGAACGTGATCGACCTCGCGCTGCTTCCGGAGGACCTCGCGTGGGGTGAACTCTCTCCGGTGGCGGGCCATGCCGCGTACGAGTACATCCGGGTGGCCAGCGAGCTGGCCATGGCCGGAACGGTGCAGGCCATTTGCACGGCGCCGCTGAACAAGGAGGCGCTGCATGCCGCCGGCCACATCTTCCCCGGGCACACCGAACTGCTGGCGCAGCTGACCGGGACGGAGGAAGTGTCCATGATGCTCTCCACGCCCAAGATCAAGGTCATCCACGTGACCACGCACATCGGCCTGATGGACGCCGTGCGGAAGATCAACCCGGCGCTGGTGGAGCGCACCATCCGCCGCGGCCACGACGCGCTGATCCGGGCGGGCGTCCCGCAGCCGAAAATCGGGGTGTGCGCCATCAACCCGCATGCCGGCGAGGGCGGGCTATTCGGCCAGGGCGAAGAGGCGGAGAAGATCGAGCCCGGCGTCCGGGCCGCCCGCGAGTCCGGGATCGACGTGACCGGCCCGCTGCCGGCGGATACCCTGTTCTTCCTGGCCGGCCGGGGTGATTACGACCTCGTGGTGGCCATGTATCACGACCAGGGGCACGGCCCGGTGAAGGTGCTCGGTATCGAGGCCGGCGTGAACATCACGGTGGGCCTGCCGGTGATCCGGACTTCCGTGGACCACGGCACCGCCTTTGACATCGCCGGCAAGGCGATCGCCGATTCCCGCAGCATGATCGAAGCCCTGCACCAGGCGGCCGAGATGGCCACCCGGCCCAGCATGGCAGTCTAG
- a CDS encoding DeoR/GlpR family DNA-binding transcription regulator gives MLSANARREEIYHLAVTTGLASVEELSARFEVTASTIRRDLALLNGQGRLARTYGGAMAMGAHPEASLRQRIGEAFEQKHAIARWAASVIRPGENILLDAGSTVGALAHELRNFDPLSVTTPGINTLQELADSEGIEVNCLGGRLRTLSQSFVGPLAEAALERMSFDRVFLGADAVTAEDGICEADHAQTRLKELMARRGNTVYVLTDSSKLGLRPFHAWARLALPWTLVTDDGADPGQVQKFREAGVNVEVAAVGVEAAAS, from the coding sequence ATGCTGTCCGCAAACGCCAGGCGCGAGGAGATCTACCATCTGGCAGTCACCACCGGACTGGCCTCCGTGGAGGAACTTTCCGCCCGGTTCGAGGTCACGGCCTCCACGATCCGCCGCGACCTCGCACTGTTGAACGGGCAGGGCCGGCTGGCCCGCACCTACGGCGGCGCCATGGCCATGGGCGCGCACCCCGAGGCATCGCTGCGGCAGCGCATCGGCGAAGCCTTCGAACAGAAGCACGCCATTGCCCGTTGGGCGGCGTCCGTGATCCGGCCCGGGGAGAACATCCTGCTCGACGCCGGCTCCACGGTGGGTGCCCTGGCGCACGAGCTGCGCAACTTTGACCCGCTCTCCGTCACCACGCCCGGGATCAACACCCTGCAGGAGCTGGCAGACTCCGAGGGCATCGAGGTGAACTGCCTCGGCGGCCGGCTGCGGACCCTGAGCCAGAGCTTCGTGGGCCCGCTTGCCGAAGCGGCCCTGGAACGGATGAGCTTCGACCGCGTGTTCCTGGGCGCTGACGCCGTGACGGCCGAGGACGGCATCTGCGAGGCCGACCACGCCCAGACCAGGCTCAAGGAGCTCATGGCCCGGCGCGGCAACACCGTCTACGTGCTGACGGATTCCTCCAAGCTGGGCCTGCGGCCCTTCCACGCGTGGGCGCGGCTGGCGCTGCCCTGGACGCTGGTGACGGACGACGGCGCGGATCCGGGGCAGGTGCAGAAGTTCCGGGAGGCCGGGGTGAACGTTGAGGTCGCCGCCGTCGGTGTGGAGGCCGCGGCGTCTTAG
- a CDS encoding TfoX/Sxy family protein, whose amino-acid sequence MEMPKASDADKEHFRSVLPDIPEVVIKPMFGNLGAFVNGNMFAGLFGPTIGVKLAASDKELLESTERTVPFGPAERPMGGYTGLPDIWNAEGDGDKARARAWVEKAFEHVAGLPPKAPKIPKAKAAKK is encoded by the coding sequence GTGGAAATGCCCAAAGCGTCCGACGCCGACAAGGAACACTTCCGCTCGGTACTGCCGGACATTCCCGAGGTGGTCATCAAGCCGATGTTCGGAAACCTCGGCGCCTTCGTGAACGGCAACATGTTCGCGGGCCTGTTCGGCCCCACCATCGGGGTGAAGCTGGCGGCGTCCGACAAAGAACTGCTCGAAAGCACGGAGCGGACCGTTCCGTTCGGGCCCGCCGAGCGGCCCATGGGCGGGTACACCGGGTTGCCGGACATCTGGAACGCCGAGGGCGACGGCGACAAAGCGCGGGCCCGGGCCTGGGTGGAGAAGGCCTTCGAGCATGTGGCCGGACTCCCGCCCAAGGCCCCCAAGATTCCCAAAGCGAAGGCCGCGAAGAAGTAG
- a CDS encoding flavin-containing monooxygenase encodes MIGAGQAGLATSCWLTRHGVEHQLLERRPELGGAWQDRWDSFYLNTPNFSFLLPGMTYGGPEPDAFLPRDEVIGLFRNYAARIGAPVLLGTEVTRVSAANGGFAVDTNHGRWQTRNVVLANGAFQRPRIPPAAAALPAHIRQLHSHDYRNPQQLPDGAVLVVGTGQSGGQITEDLLDAGREVHLSVSACPEAPRRYRGQDVFHWILEVNLHGPEHGINGLQSDQLPSPAARFMCNPLISGNGGGHSIHLRDLGRRGVRLHGRFEGTDDGVLVFSDDLPARIALVEAGFGARLGRMADAYIHAAGIDAPPADPVPADDWLPADTGARLDLDAEGVTSVIWSTGYGLDFSFLDIPVLDEWNYPCHSRGVTDVPGLYAVGLPWLTKHLSATLSVVGDDAEFVAAQIAAR; translated from the coding sequence GTGATCGGCGCGGGGCAGGCCGGCCTGGCCACCAGCTGCTGGCTGACCCGGCACGGCGTCGAACATCAACTGCTGGAGCGGCGGCCGGAACTGGGCGGCGCCTGGCAGGACCGCTGGGACTCGTTTTACCTGAACACCCCGAACTTCTCGTTCCTGCTGCCGGGGATGACCTACGGCGGGCCCGAACCGGACGCCTTCCTCCCCCGGGACGAGGTGATCGGGCTCTTCCGGAACTACGCCGCGAGGATCGGGGCGCCGGTCCTGCTCGGCACGGAGGTGACCCGGGTCAGCGCGGCCAACGGCGGCTTCGCCGTGGACACCAACCACGGCCGCTGGCAGACCCGGAACGTGGTCCTCGCAAACGGCGCCTTCCAGCGCCCGCGCATCCCGCCAGCCGCCGCCGCGCTGCCAGCGCATATCCGCCAGCTGCACAGCCACGACTACCGCAACCCGCAGCAGCTCCCCGACGGCGCCGTGCTGGTGGTGGGCACCGGGCAGTCCGGCGGGCAGATCACCGAGGACCTGCTCGACGCCGGCCGGGAGGTCCACCTTTCCGTCTCGGCCTGCCCCGAGGCCCCGCGGCGGTACCGCGGCCAGGATGTTTTCCACTGGATTCTGGAGGTTAACCTCCATGGCCCCGAGCACGGCATCAACGGCCTCCAGTCGGACCAGCTTCCCTCCCCCGCCGCGCGCTTTATGTGCAACCCGCTAATCTCCGGCAACGGTGGCGGCCACAGCATCCATCTGCGGGACCTCGGCCGCCGGGGCGTCCGGCTGCACGGCCGGTTTGAGGGAACGGACGACGGCGTACTCGTCTTCAGCGACGACCTCCCCGCGCGCATCGCCCTGGTGGAGGCGGGGTTCGGTGCGCGGCTGGGGCGGATGGCCGACGCCTACATTCACGCCGCAGGCATCGACGCTCCGCCCGCTGACCCTGTGCCGGCGGACGACTGGCTGCCCGCGGACACCGGGGCACGCCTGGACCTTGATGCCGAGGGAGTCACCTCCGTCATCTGGTCCACCGGATACGGCCTCGACTTCAGCTTCCTGGACATCCCGGTGCTCGACGAGTGGAACTACCCGTGCCACTCCCGCGGCGTCACCGACGTCCCGGGTCTCTACGCCGTGGGCCTCCCCTGGCTCACCAAACATCTGTCGGCCACGCTGTCCGTGGTGGGCGACGATGCCGAATTCGTGGCGGCGCAGATCGCAGCCCGCTGA
- a CDS encoding alkaline phosphatase D family protein: MDNISRRSVLSAGLGAGLVAAWPGAAVAASTADDAGLRADPFQLGIASGEPWPDGFVIWTRLALDPVAVDGLGGMPSRNVAVAWEVAEDAGMRKVVARGVEHARIETAHSVHVELKGLRPGREYFYRFRTGRNLSAVGRTLTSPAPHETPAALAMAFASCAQFEHGCFTAYARLAQDHPDLVLHLGDYLYEYKKDSYVIGGGNPRDHAGPETTNLASYRQRHAQYKADADLQAAHAVAPWLVVWDDHEVDNNWADEVPENKDAGQLNDTTEHFRQRRAAAFQAYYENMPLRPSSVPAGADMKIYRKLQWGQLANFHMMDTRQYRDDQLAGDGWQKNVAGRLAEDRTITGAEQEKWLLDGFKNSTQRWDILGQQVFFAERDRDRAPEIDDVSMDGWDGYAASRRRITQGWVDAKVRNAVVLTGDVHRNWANDVKVDYKDPASPVVGSELVCTSISSTGNGTGSTTDATMAWNPHLKFYNDNRGYVNTRITKDAMTADFRTLDYVTTPGSPVGTKASFAIRDGVPGLP; this comes from the coding sequence ATGGACAACATTTCACGCAGATCCGTTCTTTCCGCAGGCCTCGGGGCCGGGCTCGTCGCCGCCTGGCCGGGTGCCGCCGTCGCCGCTTCCACCGCGGACGACGCCGGTCTCCGCGCCGATCCGTTCCAGCTCGGAATCGCCTCCGGCGAACCGTGGCCGGACGGCTTCGTGATCTGGACCCGGCTGGCGCTGGACCCGGTGGCCGTAGACGGCCTGGGCGGCATGCCCTCGCGCAACGTCGCGGTGGCGTGGGAAGTGGCAGAGGACGCCGGCATGCGCAAGGTAGTCGCCCGCGGCGTCGAGCACGCCCGGATCGAAACCGCGCACTCGGTGCACGTGGAGCTGAAAGGCCTCCGGCCGGGACGTGAATACTTCTACCGGTTCCGTACCGGACGGAACCTCAGCGCCGTGGGCCGGACGCTCACCAGCCCGGCGCCGCACGAGACGCCGGCGGCGCTGGCCATGGCGTTCGCCAGCTGCGCGCAGTTCGAACACGGCTGCTTCACCGCCTACGCCCGGCTGGCGCAGGACCACCCGGACCTGGTGCTGCACCTGGGCGACTACCTGTACGAGTACAAAAAGGACAGCTACGTGATCGGCGGCGGCAACCCGCGTGACCACGCGGGCCCCGAGACCACCAACCTGGCCAGCTACCGGCAGCGGCACGCGCAGTACAAGGCCGACGCCGATCTGCAGGCCGCGCACGCTGTGGCGCCGTGGCTGGTGGTGTGGGATGACCACGAGGTGGACAACAACTGGGCGGACGAGGTCCCAGAGAACAAGGACGCCGGGCAGCTGAACGACACCACCGAGCATTTCCGGCAGCGCCGGGCCGCGGCGTTCCAGGCGTACTACGAGAACATGCCGCTGCGGCCGTCGTCCGTGCCCGCGGGCGCCGACATGAAGATCTACCGGAAGCTGCAGTGGGGCCAGCTTGCCAATTTCCACATGATGGATACCCGGCAGTACCGGGACGACCAGCTCGCCGGCGACGGCTGGCAAAAGAACGTGGCCGGGCGTCTGGCCGAGGACCGCACCATCACCGGCGCGGAGCAGGAGAAGTGGCTGCTGGACGGCTTCAAGAACTCCACCCAGCGCTGGGACATCCTGGGCCAGCAGGTGTTCTTCGCCGAGCGGGACCGGGACAGGGCGCCGGAGATCGACGACGTCTCCATGGACGGGTGGGACGGCTACGCCGCGTCGCGCCGCCGCATCACCCAGGGCTGGGTGGACGCAAAAGTGCGCAACGCCGTCGTCCTCACCGGTGACGTGCACCGCAACTGGGCCAACGACGTCAAGGTGGACTACAAGGACCCGGCCTCCCCCGTGGTGGGCTCGGAACTGGTGTGCACGTCCATCTCGTCCACCGGCAACGGCACAGGCTCCACCACGGATGCAACGATGGCCTGGAACCCGCACCTGAAGTTCTACAACGACAACCGCGGCTACGTGAACACCCGCATCACGAAGGACGCCATGACCGCCGACTTCCGGACGCTGGACTATGTCACGACGCCGGGATCCCCGGTTGGCACGAAGGCATCCTTCGCGATCCGGGACGGGGTTCCGGGGCTGCCGTAG
- a CDS encoding IS110 family transposase — translation MTAMSIVAHAHPFVVGVDTHARNHVYAILDATNGALLDTQSFPTTTAGINRAIKWIARRTNADADTLWVIEGAASYGAILAGTVATHGFPVAEAPRMDAKKRRGVGKSDALDAHQIAMAVLPLPVDKLRRPRLHDGVRQGVRILVTARGSMSKDRTRSVNALNALVRGNDLGIDARQKLTGAQITEVSKWRSREEELALSIARAEAVRLAKHVLALDEQLTANENQLDELVKVSDAAPLLEETGFRAISAAKCLAAWSHEGRVRNEAAFASLAGVNPIPASSGNTVRHRLNRGGDRSLNSALHMVAVVRMTHDGETRQYVEKRRAEGRTDKEIRRCIKRYLARRIYRTLSAAAIAINAA, via the coding sequence ATGACCGCCATGTCTATCGTCGCGCATGCCCATCCATTTGTCGTGGGTGTCGACACGCACGCCCGAAACCATGTTTACGCCATCCTCGACGCCACCAACGGCGCACTACTGGATACGCAGTCATTCCCCACCACCACAGCCGGGATCAACCGGGCCATTAAATGGATCGCACGCCGCACCAACGCCGACGCAGACACCCTCTGGGTCATCGAAGGAGCCGCATCCTACGGAGCGATCCTCGCCGGCACCGTGGCAACCCACGGATTCCCAGTCGCCGAAGCGCCGCGCATGGATGCCAAGAAGCGCCGTGGCGTGGGCAAGTCCGATGCCCTGGACGCCCACCAGATCGCCATGGCCGTTCTGCCCCTGCCGGTGGACAAGCTGCGCCGACCACGCCTTCATGACGGGGTCCGCCAGGGCGTGCGGATCCTGGTCACAGCGCGGGGGTCCATGAGCAAGGACCGGACCCGGTCGGTCAACGCGCTCAACGCCCTGGTGCGGGGCAATGACCTGGGCATCGATGCCCGCCAGAAGCTCACAGGCGCCCAGATCACCGAGGTCTCAAAGTGGCGTTCCCGCGAGGAAGAGCTCGCCTTGTCCATCGCCCGTGCTGAGGCCGTGCGGCTGGCCAAACACGTCCTGGCGCTGGATGAGCAACTCACGGCCAACGAGAACCAGCTGGACGAGCTGGTGAAGGTCAGCGATGCCGCACCCTTGCTGGAGGAGACGGGGTTCAGGGCGATCAGCGCCGCGAAGTGCCTCGCCGCGTGGTCGCACGAAGGCAGAGTCCGCAACGAGGCAGCATTTGCCTCCCTGGCCGGGGTAAATCCGATCCCCGCGTCCTCCGGGAACACTGTCCGCCACCGCTTGAACCGGGGCGGTGACCGGTCCCTGAACAGCGCCTTGCACATGGTCGCGGTCGTCAGGATGACCCATGATGGCGAAACCCGCCAGTACGTGGAAAAGCGACGCGCCGAGGGTCGTACGGACAAGGAAATTCGTCGTTGCATCAAACGCTACCTGGCCCGCCGCATCTACCGCACGCTCAGCGCGGCGGCAATAGCGATAAACGCGGCTTGA